In the Magnetococcales bacterium genome, GTACTATTGATTTCGTTACCAGTGCTGCATAAGGCGTTTGATGTGCGTGCCCGGTATGGATTCTCGATTTGGGACAGTTTGATCATCGCCAGCGCACTGCAAGGAAACTGCACGCTCCTTTATACGGAAGATCTCCAACATGACCAATGGATTGAGGGACGCCTGCGCATTGTCAATCCGTTTCTGGAGTTCAAGTCAGGATGTGCAGACATTGACGTTGATCAAGAGTTGCTCTAGGCTCATCGGGCAGTCTAGCAGGTTCTAGCAGGTTCTTGAATTAAACTCCCTGAAGGATCCGTGCGCCGACAGAAACCATGTATCTATCGTTGCAAAGAGGTCTTTCC is a window encoding:
- a CDS encoding PIN domain-containing protein — encoded protein: MNDKSFVDTNIWIYAHLDQNSDAKGHVAANLVETIPRCVITTQVLSEYYSAMVKHHVEESWIRNSVATMMRHCDVLLISLPVLHKAFDVRARYGFSIWDSLIIASALQGNCTLLYTEDLQHDQWIEGRLRIVNPFLEFKSGCADIDVDQELL